A window from Dromaius novaehollandiae isolate bDroNov1 chromosome 1, bDroNov1.hap1, whole genome shotgun sequence encodes these proteins:
- the SLITRK6 gene encoding SLIT and NTRK-like protein 6, which produces MKLWVFVLCSVLVASDPFQSQPSFSSTRGSCQSLCSCEEKDDTLIINCEERGFKMISEINVPPSRPFHLNLLNNGLTLLRVNDFAGLVNAISLHLGFNNIADIEPGAFNGLSLLKQLHINHNSLEILKEDTFNGLENLEFLQADNNFITVIEASAFSKLNRLKVLILNDNAIEYLPPNIFRFVPLTHLDLRGNQLQTLPYVGFLEHIGRILDLQLEDNKWACNCDLLQLKIWLENMPPQSIIGDVVCNSPPVIKGSILSRLKKESLCPTHPASELEDPSGSLPLVVTTSISDSHLSTKVIPILKAATKEPSFVLHASKPTTQFPGIYCPVPCHCTSHTLSGVLMHCQERNIESLSDLGPPPPNPKKLILAGNIIQTLLKSDLVDYASLEMLHLGNNRIEILEEGSFMNLTRLQKLYLNGNHLTKLSQNLFLGLQHLEHLYLEYNAIKEVLPGTFNAMPKLKVLYLNNNLLQTLPPHIFSGVPLARLNLKTNQFAHLPVSNVLDELDMLVQIELEDNPWDCTCDSVGLQKWIQKLSKNTMMGDIFCKSPGHLAKKELKSLNSDVLCPGLINSPALPTHASFIVVTTSSTTTTAADTILRSLTDAVPLSVLILGLLIVFITIVFCAAGIVVLVLHRRRRCKKKQADEQMRDSSPVHLQYSMYGHKTTHHTTEHPAATLYEQRMVTPMVQVYRSPSFSPKHTERQEEGNDKEDNDSKHLRRSLLERENSSPLTGANVKYKATDQSAEFLSFQDASSLYRNILEKERELQQLGITEYLRKNIVQLQPDMEVHYPGTHEELKLMETLMYSRPRKVFLEQTKNEYFELKANLHAEPDYLEVLEQQT; this is translated from the coding sequence ATGAAGCTCTGGGTTTTTGTGTTATGTTCAGTTCTGGTTGCATCTGACCCTTTCCAGTCACAGCCTTCTTTTTCTTCAACCAGAGGATCTTGTCAGAGTTTGTGTTCCTGCGAAGAAAAGGATGATACCTTGATTATAAACTGTGAAGAAAGAGGCTTCAAGATGATATCAGAAATAAATGTCCCACCATCACGGCCTTTCCATCTTAATCTATTAAACAATGGCTTGACTCTGTTACGTGTGAATGATTTTGCTGGCCTTGTCAATGCCATCTCTCTACATCTTGGATTTAATAATATTGCAGATATTGAGCCTGGGGCTTTTAATGGTCTCAGCCTTCTTAAGCAACTTCATATCAATCACAATTCTTTAGAAATACTTAAAGAAGATACATTTAATGGGTTGGAAAATCTGGAGTTTCTTCAAGCAGACAACAATTTCATCACAGTGATCGAAGCAAGTGCCTTTAGCAAGCTCAACAGGCTCAAAGTGCTTATTTTGAATGATAATGCGATTGAATATCTTCCTCCTAACATATTTCGTTTTGTGCCATTGACCCATTTAGATCTTCGTGGAAACCAGTTACAGACACTGCCTTATGTTGGCTTTCTAGAACACATTGGTAGAATATTAGATCTTCAGCTGGAAGACAACAAATGGGCTTGTAACTGTGATTTGCTGCAGCTGAAGATATGGCTAGAAAACATGCCTCCCCAGTCAATAATAGGCGATGTTGTGTGCAATAGCCCTCCAGTTATCAAAGGCAGCATCTTAAGCCGGTTGAAAAAAGAATCACTTTGTCCCACTCACCCTGCCAGTGAACTTGAAGATCCTTCAGGATCACTGCCCTTGGTTGTAACCACCTCTATTAGTGATAGTCACCTGTCAACTAAGGTGATTCCTATCCTGAAGGCTGCTACTAAAGAGCCAAGTTTCGTGCTTCATGCTTCAAAGCCAACTACTCAGTTTCCAGGAATCTATTGTCCCGTCCCCTGTCACTGCACCAGCCATACACTCTCAGGAGTTCTCATGCACTGCCAGGAGCGAAATATAGAAAGCTTGTCTGACTTAGGACCTCCGCCTCCAAATCCTAAAAAGCTTATTCTAGCTGGAAATATTATTCAGACATTACTGAAATCAGATCTGGTGGACTATGCTAGCCTGGAAATGCTTCATTTGGGGAACAATCGTATTGAAATCCTTGAAGAAGGATCCTTTATGAATCTGACTAGACTGCAGAAATTATATCTCAATGGCAATCATCTTACAAAGCTAAGTCAGAATCTCTTCCTTGGTCTTCAGCACCTTGAACACTTGTACCTTGAATATAATGCCATCAAAGAAGTTTTGCCAGGGACATTTAATGCAATGCCAAAACTTAAGGTTCTCTACTTAAATAACAATCTTTTACAGACTTTACCACCCCATATCTTTTCAGGGGTCCCACTTGCCAGATTAAATTTGAAAACAAACCAGTTTGCTCATCTGCCTGTGAGCAATGTCTTGGATGAATTGGATATGCTGGTACAAATTGAACTTGAAGACAACCCTTGGGATTGCACTTGTGATTCAGTTGGGCTGCAAAAATGGATACAAAAACTGAGTAAGAATACAATGATGGGTGACATTTTTTGTAAATCTCCAGGACACCTagcaaaaaaagaactgaaatccCTGAACAGTGATGTCTTGTGTCCAGGCTTAATAAACAGCCCTGCACTACCAACTCATGCCAGCTTTATAGTTGTGACAACTTCTTCTACTACAACCACCGCTGCAGACACCATCCTGCGATCCCTTACGGATGCTGTCCCACTTTCTGTTCTAATACTAGGACTCCTAATTGTGTTTATAACTATTGTATTTTGTGCAGCAGGAATAGTTGTTCTTGTTCTGCATCGGCGGCGAAGATgcaaaaagaaacaagcagatgAACAAATGAGGGATAGTAGCCCAGTTCACCTTCAGTACAGCATGTATGGGCATAAGACAACACATCACACAACTGAGCACCCAGCTGCAACTCTCTATGAGCAGCGTATGGTTACTCCCATGGTTCAGGTCTATCGAAGCCCATCCTTCAGTCCCAAGCATACTGAGCGACAGGAGGAGGGGAATGACAAGGAAGACAATGATTCCAAACATCTCCGCAGAAGTCTCCTGGAAAGAGAGAACAGTTCACCTCTTACAGGTGCAAATGTCAAATATAAGGCTACAGATCAATCGGCTGAATTTCTGTCATTTCAGGATGCCAGCTCCCTGTACAGAAACATtcttgaaaaagagagagaactgcaGCAACTAGGTATCACAGAGTACCTAAGGAAAAATATTGTCCAGCTGCAGCCTGACATGGAGGTTCATTATCCTGGAACACATGAGGAGCTGAAGTTAATGGAGACACTAATGTACTCCAGACCAAGAAAGGTTTTCCTAGAACAgactaaaaatgaatattttgaacTCAAAGCTAACTTACATGCTGAGCCTGACTACCTGGAAGTCTTGGAGCAGCAAACATGA